The nucleotide sequence CGTGGGCACGCTGCGCCTGGCAGGCCGCTTCAGCCAGCCCCACCTCACGGGCACCCTCGATGTGAGCGACGGGCAGCTGACGTTCATCTACCTGGGCACCACCTACACCTTCTCTGACCGAATCCGGTTTGCCGACGACCGGATTGCGCTGCGCGACATCCGGATGAAGGACCCGCTGGGCAACACGGGCGTGATTACGGGCGACATTTTCCACGACGGATTCCAGAATATGCGGCTGGCGCTGGAGGCGTCGTTCCGTAAGCTACTGGTGCTCAACACCACCCGCAAAGACAACGAGCTGTATTTCGGCACGGCCTACGCCACCGGCTCGGCCCGCGTAAATGGGCCCGCCAACAACCTGGTGGTGAACGTGCAGGCCAAGTCGGAGCCCGGTACGCGCCTCTCGCTGCCGCTCGACAATGCCGCCCGCGCCGAAAAAGCCAGCTACATCCGATTCGTCAACCGCAACCTCACCGACACGGCCCGCACCCCGATTCCGGTGGGCGCGCAAGAAAAGGTGGACCTGTCGGGTATCCGGCTGAACATGAACCTGGAAGTGACGCCCGACGCCTACGTGGAGATTCTGCTGGACGAAAGCACCGGCGACGTTATCCGGGGCACGGCCGCCGGGCGGCTGCGCCTCAACATCGACACCCGCGGCGACTTCAACATGTTCGGGCAGATTGAGATTGTGCGCGGGGCCTACAATTTCACGCTGCAGGGCCTGGTGAACAAGGAGTTTGTGGTGCGGCCTGGCGGCACTATTGCCTGGAACGGCGACCCGCTGGCCGGCGAGATGAACGTGACGGCCGCCTACACTCAGCGCACTTCCCTGGCCCCCATTCTGGCCACCAACAACGCCGTGGTGCCCGTAACAGCCGTCATGAACCTGACCGGGCCGCTGCTGCTGCCTGTTATCAAGCTCAATTTGGAGTTCAACGACATTCCGTCGTCGCTGGAAAGCGACCTAGTGCCGTTCCTGTCGTCGTTGCGCAACGACGAGCAGGAGCTGAGTCGGCAGGTGTTCAGTCTGGTGGTGTTCCGGCAGCTGGCCCCGGCGGCTTCCTTGTCGTCGATTACCTCATTTCAGGGGCAGAATAACGCGTTTGGCAACAGCCTGGGCCAGATTATCAGTACCCAGCTTGGCGCCCTCACCTCGCAGCTCGACCCCAACCTGGAAATCAGCTTCAACTTCAACGGGCTTTCAGCGGAACAGCTGCAGGCCCTGCAGGTGCGCCTGAGCTACTCGTTCCTGAACGGGCGGCTGCGTGTGACGCGCGAAGGCGGCTTCAACAACGGCGTGGTGACTGACGCCAATACCGGCACTACCACCACTGTGGCCAACAACTCGTCCATCATCGGCGACCTGACGCTGGAGTACTACCTGCGCGCCGACGGCAAGTTCCGGGCGAAGCTGCGCTACGAAACCACCCCGCGCGACCTGAGCGCCCTGAGCAACGGCCAGAACCAGGCCCGCGCCGGCATCTCGCTGCTGCACACCGAGCAGTTCGACTCGCTCACGGAGCTGTTTGCCCGCAAGCACCTCACGCGCAAGCAGCAGAACGCCCGCAAAGCCCGCGAAGTCCTCAACGTCGACGACGACCCGCGGACGAGTATGTGAATGAATAATGGCAGAACGTCATTCCGAACGCAGTGAGGAATCTCGCCAGTATAGTAAATCACCACACTGGCGAGATTCCTCACTGTGTTCGGAATGACGTTCTTTCTCTGATTTACCTTTGCGCCTTTATTACCTTTGCCCTCTATGGCCCAACCCCGCCCGACCCGCAAGAAGAAGCTAGGCAGCTACCCGCATACGATGGTAGTGTTCAGCATCACGCTGGCGTTGCTGGTTATCGGGCTGTTCGGGCTGCTGCTGATTCATGCGCACAAGCTCTCCAACCTTGTGAAGGAGAACATCGAAATGCAGGTGTACCTGGACCGCGACCTGCCGCCCACCGAGCTGCTGCGGCTGCAGCAGGACTTTGCCCGCAAGCCCTACATCGCGCAGCGCGACGGCCAGGCTCAGGTGCGGTTCCTGAGCAAGGAAGAAGGCGCCAAGCAGTTTATCGAACAGACCGGCGAAGACTTCCAGCAGTTTCTCGGCGACAACCCGCTGCGCGACGCCTACATTCTGAAAATCAACGCCGAATATTCCGATTCGCTGCAGATGGGCCGCATTGAGCGGGAGCTGAAAGCCGAGCCGGGCGTACACGAGGTGCAGTACGTACAGAGCCTCATCAGCTCCATCAACCAGAACGTACGCAAGCTGAGCCTGGTGCTGCTGGGCTTTGCCGTGGTGCTGACATTCGTGGTGACGGTGCTCATCAACAATACCATCAAGCTGGCCCTCTTCTCGCAGCGCTTCCTCATCCGGAGCATGCAGCTGGTGGGCGCTACCTCGTTTTTCATTCAGAGGCCCTTCCTGAACCGCGCCACTTGGCAGGGCCTCGTGAGCGGTATTCTGGCGAGTTTGCTGCTGCTGGCGCTGCTCCAGTACGCCTACCTACAAGTAGCCGACCTGCGTGCCCTCCGCGACGACCGCCTCATCGGGGGCCTGCTGCTGGTGATGGTGGCCCTGGGCTGCGGCATTGGCTTTTTGAGCTCCTACCGCGCCGTGCGCAAGTACTTGGGCATGTCGTTGGATGAGCTTTACTAAATGGCTTAATTGTTTAATTGTTAAATGGTTGAGCCGAACGAAAATAACGAACGTAAATTTCTGCGGCTGGCAGACATTGAGTGTTACCGGATCAGCTTCGCGCTAAGCAATGCGGTGTGGGACTGCGTATTGGCGTGGCCGCCTCTCGCGCAACACACGGTTGGCGAGCAGTTTGTCCGGGCCGTAGACAGTATTTCGGCCAATATTGCGGAAGGTTTTGGGCGGTACAGCAAGAAAGACAAAATCAGATTTTACCGTATTGCACGTGGGTCGCTTTATGAATCCTTGGACTGGAATGAAAAAGCCAGAGTGCGCCAGATTATCACATCAGAAACCTATACCTATCTGTTCACTGAGCTACAACGGCTACCAAAGTCCATCAATTCGCTTATCAAATACACCGACTCTCACCTAACCATTTAACAATTCAACCATTAAGCCATGCAAGAACCCCGCTTCGCCTTCGGGCCCCGCAACTACCGCCTGATGTTCGTGGGCCTGGCCGTGCTGGCGGCCGGCTTCATCACGATGACGCTGGACACCGCCGACTACGGCGAAGGATTCCTGGGCATTACGCTCGGCCCCATTCTCCTGATAGTAGGCTTCCTGATTGAGTTCTGGGCCATTATGGCCAAGCCCGGCGGCCCTGCCCCGGTAGCGCAGGACGCTGCCACCCGCGAAACGCTGGCCCAGCAGCCTACGCCGGCCGCGCCGGCCACATACGTCGCTCCTACCTATAAGCGGTAGTAGCGCCGCAAAGCACTTGCTTTGCGCTTCGTTGAACAGCCTTTTCGGGCCAGTTCTATTTACCTCGTGCAACTAGGCGCGAAGCAGAAGCTTCGCGCTACTTTCTGCCCATGAACTACTGGTACGCCCTGATTCTGGCTATCGTCGAAGGCCTGACGGAATTTCTGCCGGTTTCCAGCACCGGGCACATGATTATCGTGGCCAACCTGCTCGGTATCGGGCAGCTGCCCTTCACCGAAACCTTCATCACCTCTATTCAGCTCGGCGCCATCCTGTCGGTGGTGGTGCTGTACTGGCGGCGCTTTCTGCAGAGCTTCGACTTTTACGTGAAGCTGCTGGTGGCCTTTCTGCCGTTTGGCGTGCTGGGCTTTCTGCTGAAAGACGTTATTCAGGAGCTACTGAAAAGCGTGACGGTGGTGGCCGTATCGTTGGTGGTGGGCGGCGTGATTCTGCTGTTCGTGGACCGCTGGTTTTCGGGCACGCGTAAGGCCGTTACCACGCCCAGCCTGGGCCAGGCGCTGCGCATCGGGCTGTTTCAGTGTCTGGCGCTGGTGCCCGGCGTGAGCCGCTCGGCCGCCACCATCGTGGGCGGCCTGGCCCAGGGCTTCGACCGCCGCTCGGCCGCCGACTTCTCGTTTCTGCTGGCCGTGCCGACTATGGTCGTCATCACGGCCTACCAGCTCTACAAAACCTACAAAGTTGACGCGCCCGGCGTTGAGGACCTCAAGCTGTTGCTGTTCGGCAACGTGGTGGCCTTTATTGTAGGGCTGCTGGCCGTGAAGTCGTTTGTGAATTTCGTGTCGCGCTTCGGCTTCCGGGCGTTCGGCTTCTACCGCATCATCGTGGGCGTCATCATCTTGGTGATGATTGCGCTGGGCATTCCGATGCAGCTGATTTAACTCAGTATAGAGTAGCAAGTAGTGAGTACTGAGTATTCTGACGCGAGTCGGCAACCCTAAATGCGGTGCTAGCACTCAACACCAACTTTTCAGTACCAGCCACCAAATACCGACTACTCAGTACCAAATACTTAATACTCCCTTTGGAAAATCCCCGCTCATTCGACTTTGAAGCCGGCGAAGTACTGCTGATGGACAAGCCGCTCACCTGGACGTCGTTCGACGTGGTGCGCAAGGTGAAGAACACGCTGCGCATCAAGAAGATCGGGCACGCCGGCACCCTCGACCCGCTGGCCACCGGCCTGCTGATTTTGTGCACTGGCAAGAAAACCAAGGAAATCGACCTGATTCAGGCCCAGGAAAAGGAGTACACCGGGACCTTCCGCCTCGGCCAGACCACACCCAGCTTCGACCTGGAAACGCCCGTGGACTCCGAGCTGTCCTACCAGCACCTTACCGAAGACGAAATCCGGGCGGCCACCGCGCAATTTTTAGGG is from Hymenobacter yonginensis and encodes:
- a CDS encoding cell division protein FtsX; translation: MAQPRPTRKKKLGSYPHTMVVFSITLALLVIGLFGLLLIHAHKLSNLVKENIEMQVYLDRDLPPTELLRLQQDFARKPYIAQRDGQAQVRFLSKEEGAKQFIEQTGEDFQQFLGDNPLRDAYILKINAEYSDSLQMGRIERELKAEPGVHEVQYVQSLISSINQNVRKLSLVLLGFAVVLTFVVTVLINNTIKLALFSQRFLIRSMQLVGATSFFIQRPFLNRATWQGLVSGILASLLLLALLQYAYLQVADLRALRDDRLIGGLLLVMVALGCGIGFLSSYRAVRKYLGMSLDELY
- a CDS encoding four helix bundle protein, translating into MVEPNENNERKFLRLADIECYRISFALSNAVWDCVLAWPPLAQHTVGEQFVRAVDSISANIAEGFGRYSKKDKIRFYRIARGSLYESLDWNEKARVRQIITSETYTYLFTELQRLPKSINSLIKYTDSHLTI
- a CDS encoding DUF3098 domain-containing protein, with protein sequence MQEPRFAFGPRNYRLMFVGLAVLAAGFITMTLDTADYGEGFLGITLGPILLIVGFLIEFWAIMAKPGGPAPVAQDAATRETLAQQPTPAAPATYVAPTYKR
- a CDS encoding undecaprenyl-diphosphate phosphatase, which encodes MNYWYALILAIVEGLTEFLPVSSTGHMIIVANLLGIGQLPFTETFITSIQLGAILSVVVLYWRRFLQSFDFYVKLLVAFLPFGVLGFLLKDVIQELLKSVTVVAVSLVVGGVILLFVDRWFSGTRKAVTTPSLGQALRIGLFQCLALVPGVSRSAATIVGGLAQGFDRRSAADFSFLLAVPTMVVITAYQLYKTYKVDAPGVEDLKLLLFGNVVAFIVGLLAVKSFVNFVSRFGFRAFGFYRIIVGVIILVMIALGIPMQLI